From one Vallitalea longa genomic stretch:
- a CDS encoding DUF4097 family beta strand repeat-containing protein, with translation MKKLKSLTIILCITLVTSFFGIIAYAAVNDVDLYYKTYITDDKKDDKESEDNNLYFNMDWLKSIPFVQDNFVDDIEDTVEKGWNNSMNFNFNNHYDKTGDTIEDTFSKDNINEIDITTDVASISFIQEDRSDIKVEYIYTKPDIDNYAIDYNAEIKNKTLNITQHIKTRNFSGNINKDNYKNTLTIYVPKDFSIDNLYIKNNLGDINNNDFYSNVSDIIDITTSLGQIDITISNPKKSVKLISALGIVKLNNNSEIDNLEIIANSGDVNIESNSAIKNCTITANLGTVKIISNDELNNCELEANMGSINTTFKKHIDSFNIICDMGEINMKLYDNDNSLISAKASMGDIKSDFDTTKKRSPYTIECSMGDITITRR, from the coding sequence ATGAAAAAGCTTAAAAGTCTAACTATAATACTTTGTATAACTTTAGTAACTTCGTTTTTTGGCATAATAGCTTATGCGGCTGTTAATGATGTAGATCTATATTATAAAACATATATTACAGATGATAAAAAAGATGATAAAGAATCTGAGGATAACAATTTATATTTTAATATGGACTGGTTAAAATCTATACCTTTTGTACAAGATAATTTTGTAGATGATATAGAAGATACTGTAGAGAAAGGATGGAATAATTCAATGAACTTTAATTTCAATAACCATTATGACAAAACAGGAGATACCATCGAAGATACTTTTTCTAAAGACAATATTAATGAAATAGATATAACTACAGATGTAGCTAGTATCTCGTTCATACAGGAAGATAGAAGTGATATAAAAGTAGAGTATATATACACTAAACCTGATATAGATAATTATGCTATAGATTATAATGCTGAAATTAAAAACAAAACTCTGAATATTACTCAACATATAAAAACAAGAAATTTTTCTGGAAATATTAATAAAGACAATTACAAAAATACTTTGACTATATACGTACCAAAAGACTTCTCCATCGATAATCTTTATATAAAAAATAATTTGGGAGATATCAATAATAACGATTTTTATTCCAATGTATCAGATATTATTGATATAACAACAAGTTTAGGTCAAATAGATATTACTATATCTAATCCTAAAAAATCAGTTAAGTTAATTAGTGCTCTTGGAATAGTAAAACTTAATAATAATTCTGAAATAGATAACTTAGAGATTATAGCAAATAGTGGTGATGTAAATATTGAATCAAACTCAGCAATTAAAAACTGTACTATAACTGCTAATTTGGGTACGGTAAAAATTATATCTAATGATGAATTAAATAATTGCGAATTAGAAGCCAATATGGGTTCAATCAATACAACCTTTAAAAAGCATATTGATTCTTTCAACATTATATGTGATATGGGAGAAATTAATATGAAATTATATGATAACGATAATTCATTAATATCAGCCAAAGCATCAATGGGCGATATTAAATCTGATTTTGACACTACTAAAAAAAGAAGTC